In Variovorax paradoxus, a single genomic region encodes these proteins:
- a CDS encoding RNA polymerase sigma factor, whose product MPDSIKAALRALFLARYAQFRKHLQIRLGSEDLANDALQEAYLRVENTNVRSAVRYPSAYLFRIALNVAEDQRKSNSRLLSVGEVEELYDMADEMADPARGAEARNELEALERALAELPRRRRAIVLAARVDEMPHKDIAARYGVSARTVEKELRAGLEHCCERLGRDFIQRFGPGAGKQSKRDGS is encoded by the coding sequence ATGCCGGACTCGATCAAGGCCGCGCTGCGCGCGCTGTTCCTCGCGCGCTACGCCCAGTTCAGGAAGCATCTGCAGATTCGGCTCGGCTCCGAAGATTTGGCCAATGACGCGCTGCAGGAGGCTTATCTGCGCGTGGAAAACACCAACGTGCGCAGCGCGGTGCGCTACCCGTCGGCCTACCTGTTCCGCATCGCGCTCAACGTGGCGGAAGACCAGCGCAAGAGCAACTCGCGCCTGCTGAGCGTGGGCGAGGTCGAGGAGCTCTACGACATGGCCGACGAAATGGCCGACCCCGCGCGCGGCGCCGAGGCCCGCAACGAGCTGGAGGCGCTGGAGCGCGCACTGGCCGAGCTGCCGCGCCGCCGCCGCGCCATCGTGCTGGCGGCGCGCGTGGACGAGATGCCGCACAAGGACATCGCCGCGCGCTACGGCGTGTCGGCGCGCACCGTCGAAAAAGAATTGCGCGCCGGCCTGGAGCACTGCTGCGAGCGACTGGGGCGTGATTTCATCCAGCGCTTCGGTCCCGGCGCGGGAAAACAGTCTAAGCGTGATGGCAGCTGA
- a CDS encoding FecR family protein yields the protein MQREAQAWVVRLGSQQATEDDALAFRRWCAQSRAHADAFVRAREVWQAMAPAALRVRQQAEREARRRMPVAGRRALLGGAVAASVAYLAVSPPLGLWASVTEWGADYRTATGEQREVAMADGAVLQMNTQTRVNLQRRGEGGESIELLAGEAEVVTEASAVARVTVAAAGGTVSAVRARFNIRNLDGEVCVTCLAGQVEVARGAQQVRLDEGRQLRYGAAGLGAVAAVDTGPVSAWRRRQLVFNQVPLSEVVAEVNRYRHGRLVLTSEALGRSKVQASFSIDRLDDVAMLVRDVYGAQLTQLPGGIVLLGMAKA from the coding sequence ATGCAACGCGAAGCACAGGCCTGGGTGGTGCGGCTCGGCTCGCAACAGGCCACCGAAGACGATGCGCTCGCTTTCCGGCGCTGGTGCGCGCAAAGCCGCGCCCATGCCGACGCCTTCGTGCGCGCCCGCGAGGTCTGGCAGGCAATGGCGCCGGCCGCGCTGCGCGTGCGGCAGCAGGCCGAGCGCGAGGCGCGCCGGCGCATGCCGGTCGCGGGGCGGCGCGCGCTGCTGGGCGGCGCGGTCGCGGCGTCGGTCGCCTACCTGGCGGTGTCGCCGCCGCTGGGGCTGTGGGCTTCGGTCACGGAGTGGGGCGCCGACTACCGCACCGCCACCGGCGAGCAGCGCGAGGTGGCCATGGCCGACGGCGCGGTGTTGCAGATGAACACGCAGACGCGCGTCAACCTGCAGCGCAGGGGGGAAGGCGGCGAGAGCATCGAGCTGCTGGCAGGCGAGGCCGAGGTGGTCACCGAAGCATCGGCCGTCGCGCGCGTCACCGTGGCCGCGGCGGGCGGCACCGTGTCTGCGGTGCGCGCGCGCTTCAACATCCGCAACCTCGACGGCGAAGTGTGCGTGACCTGCCTCGCGGGCCAGGTCGAGGTGGCGCGCGGCGCGCAGCAGGTGCGGCTCGACGAAGGGCGCCAGCTGCGCTATGGCGCTGCGGGGCTCGGCGCGGTGGCCGCGGTCGACACCGGGCCGGTGAGCGCATGGCGGCGCCGCCAACTGGTGTTCAACCAGGTGCCGCTGTCGGAAGTGGTGGCCGAGGTCAACCGCTACCGCCACGGCCGGCTGGTGCTGACCAGCGAGGCGCTCGGGCGCAGCAAGGTGCAGGCGAGCTTTTCCATCGACCGGCTCGACGACGTGGCCATGCTCGTGCGCGACGTGTACGGCGCACAGCTCACGCAGCTGCCCGGCGGCATCGTGCTGCTGGGCATGGCCAAGGCCTGA